From one Streptomyces sp. Q6 genomic stretch:
- a CDS encoding fused MFS/spermidine synthase, translating to MPDVDRRRAWLLTVDGAPQSYVDLDEPTHLEFEYARRLGHVLDCAAEDGRPLDVLHLGGGALTLPRYVAATRPGSRQHVVDADRGLLALVGEHLPLPDGAGVDVHGADARTWLEAAPSDSVDVLVADVFGGSRVPAHLTTKAYAREADRVLRPGGSYAANLADGAPFAFLRSQLATFRAVFAHLALVAEPAVLRGRRFGNAVLVASQTAFDVPELARRTARDAFPARVEHGAGLHRFVGDARPVTEGDAVPSPEPPGGSFSVG from the coding sequence ATGCCCGACGTGGACCGGCGGCGGGCCTGGCTGCTCACGGTCGACGGGGCGCCGCAGTCCTACGTCGACCTCGACGAGCCGACGCACCTGGAGTTCGAGTACGCGCGGCGCCTCGGGCACGTCCTGGACTGCGCGGCCGAGGACGGGCGGCCGCTCGACGTGCTGCACCTCGGCGGGGGCGCGCTGACCCTGCCCCGCTATGTCGCCGCGACCCGGCCCGGGTCGCGCCAGCACGTCGTCGACGCCGACCGCGGGCTGCTCGCGCTCGTCGGCGAACACCTGCCGCTGCCGGACGGCGCGGGCGTCGACGTGCACGGCGCCGATGCGCGGACCTGGCTGGAGGCCGCGCCGTCGGACTCCGTGGACGTGCTGGTGGCCGACGTGTTCGGCGGGTCCCGGGTCCCCGCGCACCTGACCACCAAGGCGTACGCGCGTGAGGCGGACCGGGTGCTGCGGCCGGGCGGCAGCTACGCCGCGAACCTCGCGGACGGTGCGCCCTTCGCGTTCCTGCGCTCCCAACTGGCCACGTTCCGGGCGGTCTTCGCGCACCTGGCCCTCGTCGCCGAGCCCGCGGTGCTGCGCGGCCGGCGGTTCGGCAACGCCGTCCTCGTCGCCTCGCAGACCGCGTTCGACGTGCCGGAGCTGGCCCGGCGCACCGCACGCGACGCGTTCCCCGCCCGGGTCGAGCACGGCGCGGGCCTGCACCGCTTCGTCGGCGACGCGCGGCCGGTGACCGAGGGGGACGCGGTGCCGTCGCCGGAGCCGCCGGGCGGTTCGTTCAGCGTGGGGTGA
- a CDS encoding patatin-like phospholipase family protein: MAGRALVLGGGGLAGIGWMSGLLHGLAEAGTGLWDADTVIGTSAGAVVGAQLTSGLLTPERLYERQLAVPKGELTGHLGSTATFRYARAALSSRSIESYGRKLGRLALDARTPAEAERRAVIAGRLVSHDWPDRRLLVTAVQARTGAFRVFDGSCGVGLVDAVAASCAVPGVWPPVTLDGDRWIDGGTRSPANAHLAEGHDRVVVVAPIAAGGVSCTRPAPRPPGWPTPAPASP, from the coding sequence GTGGCGGGCAGAGCACTCGTCCTCGGGGGCGGCGGGCTCGCCGGCATCGGCTGGATGTCCGGGCTGCTGCACGGGCTCGCCGAGGCCGGCACCGGTCTGTGGGACGCGGACACCGTCATCGGCACCTCCGCGGGCGCCGTCGTGGGCGCCCAGCTCACCTCGGGCCTGCTCACACCCGAGCGGCTCTACGAGCGTCAACTCGCCGTCCCGAAAGGCGAGTTGACCGGGCATCTCGGCTCGACCGCGACCTTCCGCTACGCGCGCGCCGCGCTCTCCTCACGCTCGATCGAGTCCTACGGGCGCAAGCTCGGGCGCCTCGCCCTCGACGCCCGCACGCCCGCCGAGGCGGAGCGGCGCGCGGTCATCGCCGGGCGGCTCGTCTCGCACGACTGGCCGGACCGGCGGCTCCTCGTGACGGCGGTCCAGGCGCGCACCGGCGCGTTCCGGGTATTCGACGGGAGCTGCGGGGTCGGCCTGGTCGACGCCGTCGCGGCGAGCTGCGCGGTGCCCGGGGTCTGGCCGCCGGTCACCCTCGACGGTGACCGCTGGATCGACGGCGGCACCCGCTCCCCGGCCAACGCCCACCTCGCCGAGGGCCACGACCGGGTCGTCGTCGTGGCGCCGATCGCGGCCGGCGGGGTGTCCTGCACGCGGCCCGCACCCAGGCCGCCCGGCTGGCCGACGCCGGCGCCCGCGTCACCCTGA
- the tuf gene encoding elongation factor Tu: protein MPKTAYVRTKPHLNIGTMGHVDHGKTTLTAAITKVLAARGAGTFVPFDRIDKAPEEAQRGITINIAHVEYETDTRHYAHVDMPGHADYVKNMVTGAAQLDGAILVVSALDGIMPQTAEHVLLARQVGVDHIVVALNKADAGDEELSDLVELEVRDLLSAHGYGGDSVPVVRVSGLKALEGDARWTASIEALLDAVDTYVPMPERYVDAPFLLSVENVMTISGRGTVVTGAVERGRVKVGDRVRVHGADALKEGETVVTGVETFGKPMDEAQAGDNVALLLRGVARDAVRRGHVVAAPDSVRPARRFTAQVYVLSAAEGGRSTPVATGYRPQFYLRTADVVGDIDLGEAAVARPGETVTMTVELGRDVPLEPGLGFAIREGGRTVGAGTVTSVE from the coding sequence ATGCCCAAGACGGCATACGTGCGCACCAAGCCGCACCTGAACATCGGCACCATGGGCCATGTCGACCACGGCAAGACCACCCTGACCGCCGCCATCACCAAGGTCCTCGCCGCGCGGGGCGCCGGCACGTTCGTCCCCTTCGACCGGATCGACAAGGCGCCCGAGGAGGCGCAGCGCGGTATCACCATCAACATCGCGCACGTCGAGTACGAGACCGACACGCGCCACTACGCGCACGTGGACATGCCGGGTCACGCCGACTACGTCAAGAACATGGTGACCGGCGCGGCCCAGCTCGACGGAGCGATCCTCGTCGTCTCCGCGCTCGACGGGATCATGCCGCAGACCGCCGAGCACGTGCTCCTCGCGCGGCAGGTCGGCGTCGACCACATCGTCGTCGCCCTCAACAAGGCGGACGCGGGCGACGAGGAGCTCTCCGACCTCGTCGAGCTCGAAGTGCGCGACCTGCTGTCCGCGCACGGCTACGGCGGCGACTCCGTGCCCGTGGTGCGGGTCTCCGGGCTCAAGGCCCTGGAGGGCGACGCGCGCTGGACGGCGTCCATCGAGGCGCTGCTCGACGCCGTGGACACGTACGTCCCGATGCCGGAGCGGTACGTGGACGCGCCGTTCCTGCTGTCGGTCGAGAACGTCATGACCATCAGCGGGCGCGGCACCGTCGTCACCGGGGCGGTCGAGCGCGGCCGGGTCAAGGTCGGCGACCGCGTGCGCGTCCACGGGGCCGACGCCCTCAAGGAGGGCGAGACCGTCGTCACCGGCGTCGAGACCTTCGGCAAGCCGATGGACGAGGCGCAGGCCGGGGACAACGTGGCGCTGCTGCTGCGCGGTGTCGCCCGCGACGCGGTGCGGCGCGGGCACGTCGTCGCCGCGCCGGACAGCGTGCGGCCCGCGCGCCGCTTCACCGCGCAGGTGTACGTCCTGTCGGCGGCGGAAGGGGGCAGGAGCACCCCGGTCGCCACCGGCTACCGGCCGCAGTTCTATCTGCGCACCGCGGACGTCGTCGGGGACATCGACCTCGGCGAGGCCGCCGTCGCGCGGCCCGGCGAGACCGTCACCATGACGGTCGAGCTCGGCCGCGACGTCCCGCTCGAGCCGGGGCTCGGCTTCGCGATCCGCGAGGGCGGGCGGACCGTCGGCGCGGGGACGGTGACGTCCGTGGAGTGA
- a CDS encoding DNA alkylation repair protein: MSVIAAPPSVLADTVLPRLTEVYGAAADPERAAHMRAYMKDVAPFLGLPSPERRQLSRTVLEGLPRPDERDLTAVALRCWALPEREYAYFAIDYLRRHVRLLTSPFLPVARQLITTVPWWDTVDLLAAHVVGALVAADPELAATMDAWIEDPDLWLARTALLHQLRYKDATDTERLFAYCLRQAGHPDFFLRKAVGWALREYAKTDADAVRGFVAAHRDVLAPLSVREALKNVGG, encoded by the coding sequence ATGTCCGTCATCGCGGCGCCGCCCAGCGTGCTCGCCGACACCGTGCTGCCCCGGCTCACGGAGGTGTACGGCGCCGCGGCCGACCCGGAGCGGGCCGCGCACATGCGCGCCTACATGAAGGACGTCGCCCCGTTCCTCGGGCTCCCCTCGCCCGAGCGCAGACAGCTGTCGCGCACCGTCCTGGAAGGACTGCCCCGGCCCGACGAGCGTGATCTGACCGCCGTCGCGCTGCGCTGCTGGGCGCTGCCCGAGCGCGAATACGCCTATTTCGCGATCGACTACCTGAGGCGCCACGTACGCCTCCTGACCTCGCCCTTCCTGCCCGTGGCGCGGCAGCTGATCACGACCGTCCCCTGGTGGGACACCGTCGACCTGCTCGCCGCCCATGTGGTGGGCGCTCTCGTCGCGGCCGATCCCGAGCTGGCCGCCACCATGGACGCCTGGATCGAGGACCCGGACCTCTGGCTCGCCAGAACGGCGCTGCTGCACCAGCTCCGCTACAAGGACGCGACCGACACCGAGCGCCTCTTCGCGTACTGCCTGCGCCAGGCCGGGCACCCCGACTTCTTCCTCCGCAAGGCCGTCGGCTGGGCGCTGCGCGAGTACGCCAAGACCGACGCCGACGCCGTCCGCGGCTTCGTCGCCGCCCACCGCGACGTGCTCGCGCCGCTGTCCGTGCGGGAAGCGCTGAAGAACGTAGGCGGGTGA
- a CDS encoding TVP38/TMEM64 family protein, with amino-acid sequence MFETVPARPAGLAARCTRALLSPWSRLSLLVMLLAAGATSVLVFEPQRILADGWPPQVNGAAALVLFAVAYGLCTVAFVPRPLLNLAAGALFGSQLGLVGAIGGTVFGAGVSFGLGRLLGQEALRPLVRGRWLKAADGQLSRHGFRSMLAARLFPGVPFWAANYCASISRMGWLPFLLATALGSIPNTAAYVVAGARASTPTSPVFLIAMGFIAVTGLAGAVVAWFKRHQLKGSADSA; translated from the coding sequence ATGTTCGAGACCGTCCCCGCCCGCCCCGCCGGGCTCGCCGCGCGCTGTACGAGGGCTCTGCTGTCTCCCTGGTCACGGCTGTCGCTCCTGGTGATGCTGCTGGCCGCGGGCGCGACGAGCGTGCTGGTCTTCGAGCCGCAGCGGATCCTCGCCGACGGCTGGCCGCCGCAGGTGAACGGGGCGGCGGCGCTGGTCCTCTTCGCCGTGGCGTACGGACTGTGCACGGTGGCGTTCGTGCCGCGGCCGCTGCTCAATCTCGCGGCGGGGGCCCTCTTCGGCTCGCAGCTGGGGCTCGTCGGGGCGATCGGCGGGACGGTGTTCGGGGCCGGTGTGTCGTTCGGCCTCGGCCGTCTCCTCGGCCAGGAGGCGCTGCGCCCGCTCGTGCGCGGCCGCTGGCTGAAGGCGGCGGACGGCCAGTTGAGCCGGCACGGCTTCCGCTCGATGCTGGCGGCCCGCCTCTTCCCGGGCGTCCCGTTCTGGGCGGCCAACTACTGCGCCTCGATCTCCCGGATGGGCTGGCTGCCGTTCCTCCTGGCCACGGCGCTCGGCTCGATCCCGAACACGGCGGCGTACGTGGTCGCGGGCGCCCGCGCCTCGACGCCCACGTCCCCGGTGTTCCTCATCGCGATGGGCTTCATCGCGGTCACGGGTCTCGCGGGCGCCGTCGTGGCATGGTTCAAGCGCCACCAGCTGAAGGGCTCGGCGGACTCCGCGTAG
- a CDS encoding PmoA family protein → MGEALRVVHTHGDRITVTEPTTGVELFAYVYRPEAAWEAPKPYLHPIRTLSGAPVTDYRPNDHRWHKGLQMTASHLSGQNLWGGNSYVPGEGYLPLPERVGSMAHVAFDEVTAREDGTATLAERLTWHPYDGELWADEERRIDVRDVDPATGSWALTWSSAVTNRRAEPLRFGSPTTHGRELAGYTGLFWRGPRGFRDGRVQTADAEGPQIMGTQAPWLAYSAELDGVDGHATLVFEHAPENDHAGERGGHPAHWFVRDEPFAAVAPSFAYFDELVLAPGETLTRRYRVVVADGQWEREEIVTYLAEHAW, encoded by the coding sequence ATGGGTGAGGCCCTGCGCGTCGTCCACACCCACGGCGACCGGATCACCGTCACCGAACCCACCACCGGCGTCGAGCTGTTCGCCTACGTCTACCGCCCCGAGGCCGCGTGGGAGGCGCCCAAGCCCTACCTCCACCCGATCCGCACCCTGTCCGGCGCCCCCGTCACCGACTACCGGCCCAACGACCACCGCTGGCACAAGGGCCTTCAGATGACCGCCTCGCACCTGTCGGGGCAGAACCTGTGGGGCGGCAACTCCTATGTGCCCGGCGAGGGTTACCTGCCGCTGCCCGAACGCGTCGGCTCCATGGCGCACGTCGCCTTCGACGAGGTCACCGCCCGCGAGGACGGCACCGCCACCCTCGCCGAGCGCCTGACCTGGCACCCGTACGACGGTGAACTGTGGGCCGACGAGGAGCGCCGGATCGACGTGCGGGACGTGGACCCGGCCACCGGGTCCTGGGCGCTGACCTGGAGCAGCGCCGTCACCAACCGCCGCGCCGAACCCCTGCGCTTCGGCAGCCCCACCACCCATGGCCGTGAACTCGCGGGCTACACCGGGCTGTTCTGGCGCGGCCCGCGCGGCTTCCGTGACGGGCGCGTGCAGACCGCCGACGCCGAGGGCCCGCAGATCATGGGGACGCAGGCGCCCTGGCTCGCGTACAGCGCCGAGCTCGACGGCGTCGACGGGCACGCCACGCTCGTCTTCGAGCACGCACCGGAGAACGACCACGCGGGGGAGCGGGGCGGGCATCCCGCGCACTGGTTCGTGCGCGACGAACCGTTCGCGGCCGTGGCGCCGTCCTTCGCGTACTTCGACGAACTCGTCCTGGCGCCCGGCGAGACCCTCACCCGCCGCTACCGCGTCGTCGTCGCGGACGGGCAGTGGGAGCGGGAGGAGATCGTCACGTACCTCGCGGAGCACGCGTGGTGA
- a CDS encoding Gfo/Idh/MocA family oxidoreductase, translating to MRSAPAPDRSGPRASRLKVAVVGAGGIARGSHLPALQELAEEGEVEVVAAVDVDDDAVRRFCADGGIPHPYTDLQRMLDEQRPDLVTVCTPPTLHREQTVAALRAGAWVWCEKPPTPSLEEFDAIEAAEGAEGGPYAAIVFQHRFGSGARHVRELLAKGDVGRPLVAHCQTTWYRDTAYYSVPWRGRWATEGGGPAMGHGIHQMDLMLDILGPWSEVRAMAGRLVHDVETEDVSTALVRFESGAMATIVNSVLSPDEVSRIRIDCERATMELTHLYGYGNADWVVTPARDVPAELAASWQDFGTDVPSSHLAQLRELVASMRAGVRPRSSGADGRTSLELVSALYKSAFTDVTVRAGEIGPGDPYYTALHGGAPGWAPAEEASHG from the coding sequence ATGCGCAGCGCACCCGCACCAGACCGTTCCGGCCCCCGTGCCTCCCGCCTCAAGGTCGCCGTCGTCGGCGCCGGCGGCATCGCCCGCGGCAGTCACCTGCCGGCCCTCCAGGAACTCGCCGAGGAGGGTGAGGTCGAGGTCGTCGCGGCGGTCGACGTCGACGACGACGCCGTCCGGCGGTTCTGCGCGGACGGCGGGATACCGCACCCGTACACCGACCTCCAGCGGATGCTCGACGAGCAGCGGCCCGACCTCGTCACCGTGTGCACCCCGCCGACCCTGCACCGCGAGCAGACCGTCGCCGCCCTGCGGGCCGGGGCCTGGGTGTGGTGCGAGAAGCCGCCGACGCCGTCGCTGGAGGAGTTCGACGCCATCGAGGCCGCGGAGGGCGCGGAGGGCGGGCCGTACGCCGCCATCGTGTTCCAGCACCGGTTCGGCTCGGGCGCCCGGCACGTACGGGAACTGCTCGCCAAGGGGGACGTCGGACGGCCGCTCGTCGCCCACTGCCAGACCACCTGGTACCGGGACACCGCCTACTACTCCGTGCCGTGGCGCGGGCGTTGGGCCACCGAGGGCGGCGGCCCCGCCATGGGGCACGGGATCCACCAGATGGACCTGATGCTCGACATCCTCGGCCCGTGGTCCGAGGTGCGGGCCATGGCCGGGCGGCTCGTGCACGACGTCGAGACCGAGGACGTCTCCACCGCCCTGGTGCGGTTCGAGAGCGGGGCCATGGCCACGATCGTCAACAGCGTCCTCAGCCCCGACGAGGTCAGCCGCATCCGCATCGACTGCGAGCGCGCGACCATGGAGCTCACGCATCTGTACGGGTACGGGAACGCCGACTGGGTCGTCACCCCGGCTCGCGACGTCCCGGCCGAACTCGCCGCCTCCTGGCAGGACTTCGGCACCGACGTGCCCAGCTCGCACCTCGCCCAGCTGCGCGAGCTCGTCGCCTCGATGCGGGCCGGGGTGCGCCCGCGCAGCAGCGGGGCCGACGGCCGCACCAGCCTGGAGCTCGTCTCGGCCCTCTACAAGTCGGCGTTCACCGACGTCACCGTCCGCGCCGGGGAGATCGGTCCCGGAGACCCGTACTACACCGCCCTGCACGGCGGCGCCCCCGGCTGGGCGCCCGCCGAGGAGGCCTCCCATGGGTGA